A genomic region of Miscanthus floridulus cultivar M001 chromosome 3, ASM1932011v1, whole genome shotgun sequence contains the following coding sequences:
- the LOC136541370 gene encoding LOW QUALITY PROTEIN: probable aldo-keto reductase 3 (The sequence of the model RefSeq protein was modified relative to this genomic sequence to represent the inferred CDS: deleted 2 bases in 1 codon), which translates to MAAAPAPACVSPPRPRMMKLGSQGLEVSSQGLGCMGMSAAYGERKPEADMVALLRHAIAAGITFLDTSDIYGPHTNEVLIGKALRGGAVREQLQVATKFGATPDFRGVRGDPAYVRAACEGSLRRLGVDCIDLYYQHRIDTTVPVEVTMGELKKLVEEGKIKYIGLSEASASTIRRAHAVHPITAVQLEWSLWTRDAEQDVIPTCRQLGIGIVAYSPVGRGFFSSGAKLVSDLPDDDFRKTLPRFQPENMEKNALIFERVNQMAARKGCTSSQLALAWVHHQGSDVCPIPGTTKIANFNQNLGALSVKLTPEEMAELESYAAMDVVHGERYQSTLFTWRDSETPPLSSWKGSN; encoded by the exons ATGGCGGCAGCACCAGCTCCGGCGTGTGTCTCGCCGCCGCGGCCACGCATGATGAAGCTGGGCTCGCAGGGGCTGGAGGTCTCGTCGCAGGGCCTGGGCTGCATGGGCATGTCGGCGGCATATGGCGAGCGCAAGCCCGAGGCCGACATGGTGGCGCTCCTCCGCCACGCCATCGCGGCCGGGATCACCTTCCTCGACACCTCTGACATCTACGGCCCGCACACCAACGAGGTCCTCATCGGCAAGGCGCTCCGCGGTGGGGCTGTGCGGGAGCAGTTGCAGGTGGCCACCAAGTTCGGCGCCACGCCCGACTTCAGGGGAGTCCGTGGTGACCCGGCGTACGTGCGGGCGGCGTGCGAGGGCAGCCTCCGGCGGCTCGGCGTCGACTGCATCGACCTCTACTACCAGCACCGCATCGACACCACGGTGCCTGTCGAGGTCACG ATGGGTGAGCTCAAGAAGTTGGTTGAAGAAGGCAAGATAAAATACATCGGGCTATCCGAAGCGTCGGCATCAACGATCAGAAGAGCGCACGCAGTTCATCCGATCACCGCCGTCCAGCTGGAGTGGTCTCTCTGGACAAGAGACGCTGAACAAGATGTAATCCCAACCTGCAG ACAACTTGGAATTGGAATTGTGGCATACAGTCCA GTGGGCAGAGGGTTCTTCTCCAGTGGAGCCAAACTTGTCAGTGACCTGCCGGACGACGATTTCCGCAAG ACTCTACCAAGATTTCAGCCAGAGAACATGGAGAAAAACGCGCTGATATTTGAGCGTGTGAACCAGATGGCTGCGAGGAAAGGATGCACATCATCGCAGCTCGCACTGGCTTGGGTTCACCACCAGGGAAGCGATGTCTGCCCCATACCTGGAACAACGAAAATCGCCAACTTCAACCAGAACCTGGGAGCGCTGTCGGTGAAGCTCACGCCGGAGGAGATGGCCGAGCTCGAGTCCTATGCCGCCATGGATGTCGTCCACGGTGAACGCTACCAAAGCACCTTATTCACCTGGAGAGATTCAGAGACGCCTCCACTATCTTCTTGGAAAGGCAGCAACTAG